In Planococcus shixiaomingii, the DNA window ACAATCTTACGCTTAATTGCTGGATTTCATATCCCGACAAGCGGCAGTATTTTTATTGAAGGTAAAAAAATGAATAATATTCCCGCGAATGAACGCCAAGTTAATACGGTGTTCCAAGATTATGCGTTATTCCCCCACCTGAATGTTTTTGAAAACGTAGCATTTGGCTTGCGCATCAAAAAAATCAAAAAAGCGGAAGTAGATCGCCGTGTCCACGAAGCATTGGAATTTGTAAATTTAAAAGGCTACGAAAAGCGTGAAGTTCATGAAATGTCAGGCGGACAACGTCAGCGCGTCGCTATTGCAAGAGCCATTGTCAACGATCCGGAAGTGATTCTGCTTGATGAGCCGCTTTCAGCTCTCGATTTGAAATTGCGTACAGAAATGCAATATGAATTGCGAGAACTGCAACAGCGTTTAGGCAAAACTTTTGTTTTTGTCACTCATGACCAAGAAGAGGCGCTCGCAATGTCGGATGAAATTTTTGTCATGAACGAAGGCGAAATCCAACAAAGCGGGACGCCAATGGATATATACGATGAACCGATCAACCGGTTCGTAGCGGACTTTATTGGAGAATCGAATATTGTGGCCGGTGAAATGGTCGACGATTACCGCGTCCGGTTCGCCAATCAAGAATTTGAGTGCGTCGACAAAGGTTTGAATCCAAACGAACAAGTTGAAATCGTCATTCGACCGGAAGATTTGGAAATCACTGAAGTGGCCCGCGGAAAAATGTCCGTAACCGTCGATACGCAATTGTTTAGAGGCGTGCATTATGAAATTTCCACAATCGACGCTGTAGGAAATGAGTGGCTTGTGCATTCCACAAAGAAAGCAGTGGTCGGTGCAAAAATCGGTTTGGACTTTGACCCGGAAGCTATCCATGTTATGCGCCTAGACGAATCTGAAGAAGCCTTTGATGCGAGACTAGAATCGTACGGAGCTGAAAGCTATGAAAACTAACGCAAACCGCTCGTTTTATATGATTCCTTATTACCTTTGGATTGCATTGTTTGTTATTGCTCCCATAGCACTCATCGTCTATTACTCATTATTTAATATCTCGGGAGATTTTACGTTTGCCAACTATCAAAACTTTTTTTCTTCCGTTTATTTCCGAATGACGTTAAGCTCGTTTTGGTATGCGTTTCTTATCACATTAATTTCAATCATCTTTGCCTATCCAACAGCTTATTGGTTGACGAAAACGAAACACAAACAGCTTTGGCTGCTGCTGATCATTATTCCTTCCTGGATTAACTTGCTGCTAAAAACCTATGCCTTTATTGGGATATTCGGTTTATATGGGCCGGCCAATAAGTTGATTGAAGCTGTCGGCCTCAGCAAGCAGCAAATTTTGTTCACCGATTTCAGTTTTATTTTTGTAGCGGTTTATATTTTTATCCCGTTCATGATTTTGCCGATTTTCAATGCGCTGGATAAATTGAATCCGGCACTCGTCGATGCGTCTCGCGATCTTGGAGCATCCTCTTGGGTGACTTTCAGACGCGTTATATTCCCGCTGACGCTTAATGGCGTCAAATCAGGAATACAAGTTGTCTTTATTCCTGCACTTTCCTTGTTTGTTATTACGCGCCTTATAACAGGCAATAAAGTTATCACTCTCGGAACAGCAATCGAACAGCAATTTCTAGTAACTCAAAACTGGGGCATGGGATCAACCATCGCTGTCTTTCTGATTTTGTTCATGATTATTGTCATGATGGTAACAGGGCAAAAAGATAAAGGAGGTGCCATCAATGGGAAAACTAAGTAAGAGTGCAAAAATTTATTTGGCGTTCGTCTTTTTCATATTGTATGCGCCGATCTTTTACTTGATCTTTTACTCGTTCAATAGCGGTGGTACAATGTCGAGTTTCGATGGGTTTACGATGGAACATTATGCAGCCGTCTTTAGCGATACGCGGCTTATCATCATTGTGTTGAATACGATCATTGTCGCATTGCTATCTGCCCTCATTTCAACGGCAATCGGAGTGCTCGGCGCAATCGGCATCGTTTTTCTGCGCAACCGCAATATGCGCAAGGCGGTGTTGTCGCTAAACAACATTTTAATTGTTAGTCCGGATGTCATCATTGGTGCATCTTTTCTGATATTGTTTACGATGGTTGGTGTCAAACTCGGTTTCGCATCGGTACTGATTTCGCATATCGCCTTCAGCATACCGATCGTGGTTATCATGGTCTTGCCGAAACTGCAGGAAATGAGCAGTTCGTTAATCGATGCTGCAGCTGATTTAGGTGCATCAAAGCGGGATATTTTAACGCGTGTCATTATTCCTTATATTAAACCGGGAATCTTCGCCGGTTTTTTCCTGGCATTGACGTATTCGCTTGATGACTTTGCAGTGACGTTTTTTGTCACAGGCAATGGTTTCTCAACTCTTTCTGTAGAAATCTATTCTATGGCGCGTGCCGGCATCACATTGACGATCAATGCCCTTTCCGCACTGATTTTCGTGGTAACTCTCGGTTTGGTTGTCGGATATTATTTCTTCAATCAGCGTGCACGCCAGCCGGTTGAAACGGGAGGAAATAAACTATGAAAGAGATTATTCGTGCCAGCATCGCTATTTTAATAGTGGTCGCCCTGTTGTTTTATGCAGTCTCCTTTTTGGAAAAAAGTTCAGCCACCTCTTCTGATGGTGGGTCGATCACCGTCTTTAACTGGGGCGAATACATCGACCCTGAAGTGATTGCTCAATTTGAAGAAGAAACGAATATTAAAGTCGTCTATGAAACGTTCGATTCGAACGAAGCGATGATGACTAAAATTGAACAAGGCGGGACTTCCTATGACGTTGCCATGCCTTCTGAATACGCTATTGAGAAGATGAAAGAAAACGACTTGCTTCGCCCTGTTGACCTTGAAAAAATTCCAAACTTAACGAATATTGATCCATACTTCCTAGACCTGCCTTTTGATCCTGGAAATGAATATTCGATTCCTTATTTTTGGGGAACGGTTGGCATTGCCTACAACCCGTCCTTGTTGGATGGCCAGACATTTGAAAGCTGGAACGATTTATGGGACCCCAGCTTGAAAGAAGAAGTCATCATAGTCGACGGTGCTCGGGAAGCTATCGGCATGGGGCTGAACAGTTTAGGCTACTCGTTAAATTCCACGAATCTGTCAGAACTTAGAGAAGCGACGGACAAACTGAAAACACTCGGCCCTAACATCAAGGCGGTCATCGGGGATGAAATTGTGGAAATGATGCGCCGTGAAGAAGCGGCCATTGCGCTTACTTGGTCTGGCCAAGCAGCAGATATGATGTTCGTCAACGAAAACATTGATTTTTCCATTCCAGAAGAAGGCTCTAACTTGTGGTTTGATAATATGGTCATTCCTAAGACCACTGACAACCCTGAAGGAGCGCATGAATTCATTAACTTTATGCTGGACGCGGAAGTGGCGGCCCAAAACACGAATTATGTAGGGTACTCGACACCCAACAAAGCGGCTACCGAATTAATGGACTCGGAAATTGTAGAAGATGAACGCTTTTATCCGCCGGAGGAACTTCGCGAACGGCTGGAAGTTTATAAAAACTTAGGGCCGGAAATGCTCGGTGTTTATAATGAATTGTTCTTGGAATTCAAAATGGATATGAAAAAATAACAAGCAGGTTTTTCTGCTTGTTTTTTTTGTCCATTTTCGGGTATAGTTGTGCAATCAGGTATACTAAACTTTAGGAACACGAAATATCTAGTGAGAGAAGGATTGCCGATGGCAGTTAAGTCAAATAATTTTGCGCTTTATGTGCTGATGTTCAATATGTTTATTGCAATGAGTGGAATTGGGTTAATTATACCGATTATGCCTGCTTATCTTGAAACGTTCGGGGTCGCCGGACAAGCTCTTGGGACACTGGTTGCCACATTTGCACTTGCTCAGTTTTTATTCTCTCCTTTATCCGGCCAGTTGTCGGATAAATATGGCCGTAAAAATTTGATCGTTTTCGGTTTGGTCGTTTTCGGCCTGTCCCAACTTGTATTTGGAATAGCCACAGAACTTTGGATTTTGTATTTGGCCCGTTTTTTCACCGGTCTCGGTTCGGCCTTTTTGATTCCGCCGATGATGGCTTTTGTTGCGGATATCACTACTTACGAAGGCCGCGGCAGAGGTATGGGCTTGCTTGGCGCCTCTATGTCACTCGGTTTTACAATCGGGCCGGGCGTAGGCGGTTTTTTAGCGGGAGTCAGCCTGCAATTTCCTTTTTATGTCGCCGCATCAGTCGCATTGATTGCTGCCCTCATTTCATTTTTTGTTTTGCCTAATATCAAGCCAACCGTTACGAATGTAAGAGCAAAGCGAGAAAACATCTTCCAGCAAATGAGGAGATCTACAGCAACACCGTATTTTGTCATGCTGCTCGTCATGTTGATATTCGCCTTTGGCCTTGCCAATTTCCAGTCGACCATTTCGCTCTATGTCGACCACAAATACAACTATACGCCAACTGATATTGCTGTATTGATGACCGTAGGCGGCTTTGCTGGCGTAATTGTTCAGACGTTTGTTATTAACCGGTTGTTCAAGCGCTATGGTGAAATGAAAGTCATCTTGGTAAATTTATTAATTTTGGCATTTACAATGATTGCTGTCTTGTTCGTCCACTCTTATTGGACCATTCTTTTGGTAGCAACCATCTTCTTCACTGCTTCTGCTCTGCTGCGGCCTGCGATCAACACCTTGATTTCAAAACTTGCCGGAGATGAGCAAGGCTTTGCTGCTGGTATGAACAACGCTTACATGAGCATAGGGAATATGATAGGTCCTGCTTTAGCGGGTATCTTGTTTGACATCAATATCAGTTTCCCGTATATTGCCGGAACGGTCATTTTGCTCGCCTGCTTCTTCCTGGCAAGCACTTGGTCGATGAAAAAACAGCAATTGCTGGAACTAAGCAGAACTTAAATATCCGCACTACAACAAAAAAGCGAAAAAGAGATTAACTTCTCTTTTTCGCTTTTATTAATTGTTCCACTGTTTTAGGTGCGACTTCCCCTTCAGCCGCCGCTTTCAGCTGCCGTTTTGGCAACTTCAGTCCGAAGCGCCGCAATGTGATATCGATGAAAAACAAAATCATGGCAGCCAGCAGCAAACTTTGCTGGATGGGCTGTTTTGTTCCGCTTTCATACGGTATGTTCCGAAATGCCTCATTCAACGACTCTACTACTTTTCCGCCAGTTCTTTCTGCAAGGGTTGTCAGCATAGCGGCATTCGGCTTATTTGTCCGGTATTCATCTCCGTATGGAATAGCCAGTCCGGTCCTGTATGCAGCACCGTTTTCATTGGAGATACTGAAAAACACCAAACCCGGATCTGCATCCAACATGACATCAACTTTTCCCGGCGCTGTCGGCTGGGATTGCACCGGCAGCTCCTTGCCTTCTTCATCTACAACGGCAATGTCTAAAATTGCCGACGACTGCGAAGGGTCTTCTACCGAATAAACTCCCTGCGCTTTTTTGGTCACCGAAAACGGCACTTCATCAAACGAAGGAAGCAACTGGGAGACATTTCGGTTCCAAAAAGCCGGCCAGTTTTTCCAGCTCTGGAATCCTCCGCTCCATGCTCCGCTGCTTGATGTATAAGCAATGGTTTTTCCAAGGCCGTAATACCACGTGGCCAGCACCGGATCCTCTTCTGCGCTTTCCAAGGCGACTGATGCTGCCCCTTTTGCAGTAGTGGCGATATATGTGTTCATTTCTGGAACACCATCTGCAAAAAGAGCGTTCCAATTGCTGTCATAAACAATTGGGTAAAATGGTTTATCGACAATATAAGTGCGCGACATCATAACAGTCTCCCGCGATAATATTGCCGGGATGGTGGTAGCATCGGTAACATCATAAAATCGCCCATTGCCTGTTTCCGCCAACTCTTCCAGCAGATTCTTGTCCGCGTCTTGTCCGATGGAAACGGTCGACAGCGTCACCTTGTTTTCGAGCCCATCTTCAATTAGCGAATCATAATCATTTGACGTGGCGGATTGCCCATCAGTCAATAAAATGATGTGTTTGCGCTGCAAATCCAAGTCTTCCAGTTGCGCGTACGCTTCTTCCAGCGACTTGTATATTTCTGTCCCACCACCAGGAGTCACCGACAATATTTTCTCCGCCGCTTCTTTAGGATCTTCCAGTTTTTCAGTCGGAACAATTTGCCATGGCTGGTCATCAAAAGCGATGACGCCGACTGTATCATCTTTTCTTAATAGTTCTACCGACCTCGCCGCTGCTTCTTTAGCGAGTTCCATTTTTGCGCCCATCATACTGCCTGAACGGTCCATAACAATGACGAGGCCGAGCGACGGCAATTCGTGTTTGCCTTTGACTTCCATCTCGACCGGCAACAACCGTTCAATCGGTGTTTTGAAATAACCTCCAAGGCCATAGCTTTGATCGCCTCCGACCATCATAAAGCCGACGCCGAATTGCTTAACCGCTTGTTCAATGACATCCATCTGCTGCTCACCGATTTCCGTTCCGGATACATTATCAAAAATGATGGCATCGTATTGAAGAAAAGAAGATAAATTTTGCGGCAGTTTTGGCGCCGCCATTTCCGACACGTTGATTCTTTCTTTGTCAAGTACAGCCGGAATCGGACTTGCCACATCGCCGCTGACAACTAGTACCTCCGGCGTTCCTCCGACATCCGTAATGCTGGCCAGTTCATTGTTTTCCAAAAAAGCATCTTCAGCAACTTCGATTCGAGCTTCGTATTTAACCAAGCCTTCTTGTTCAGCAGGATAGGAATAAGAAAAGGCATTTTTGCCCGACACCAATTGGATTTCTTTTTCGTCAAAGTCAAGGTCATTCACCGAGAAAATCAATTTAGCAGCTGTATCGGCATCCGCTTCGATATCTAGTGAAAAGGGTTGAGCTTCGCCTAAAAACGCGCTTGCCGGAGTTTCAAAACGACTGATTGCAGCATCGCTTGTTGCTTTTTGCTCAATTGGCAATACATCCACTTGCAGGCGTGAAGATTGCAGCCGCTCCAAACTTTCAATTGCAGAGCCTTTTGTTTCATTGCCATCAGTCAGCAAAACGATGCGCGTGGCCAAATCCGTATTGCCGCTATTTGCAGCAAGTTCCAAAGCCTGTTCGATATTCGTGTGCCGGTTTTGGTTTATCGCCAAATCAATAGGCACTGGCTGTTGGTCTTTGGATAAGGGAAGCAAGGTTTGAAAATCTTCAGCAAATGTATAGACTCCCGCCACTTGGTGATCTTCTTTTCCAGCAATGGCCAAATCGATCGCTTTAGACATTTCCGCTTCCATTCCTTCTAGTGAAGCGGAACGGTCCATTAAGAAAATGACTTGTTCTTGCTCGTCTGCAAAGTAAAGCGACGGCGCTGCTAAAGCAAAAATCAATAATGCGACGGCAGCTATGCGCAAGCCGAAGACTATGCGGTAAAGCAATGAGCTTTTCGGCCAGGTTTTGAAAGCCAGAAACCCAAAATAGAAAATCGTTGGCAGCAAAAGCCATAACCAAACGGGATTATCGAGGCGCAATTCCACGGCGATACACCTCCCATTCCATTAATACTACAATCAGTACAACCAAAATCAACCAAGGCACAATTGAAAAATCCACTGTTTCTGCTGTCGCTTCTGCTTGCCCTAATTGATAGCTTGTTCCGGATGCCAGCGTCTTTTCTTCATTGCTCAATTGCACGATCATTTTCAGTGGCGCTTCTCCTGCAACATCATATATCCCAGGTTCTTGCGGCGCGGTAAACGGGCCTTGTCCTTCAATATAAGAATACAGGTATTCGCCGCCTTGATAGATTTCCCACTCTCTGTTAGTTGAAGCAAGCGCTACTGAGCGCTGTTCGTTCGGTTGGAAAATGCCGAGAAAATTATCCGTACCGCTAAGCTCGCTTGCTGCACTCCATAAAAACAGCGGGAATGATGGACTCAGCGGCCAATCCGTCAACTGAATATCCGTCAACACCGCGATATCGCCTTCTGGTGACAACTGAATCAGCGGCTCTCCATCAATTGAAGCAAGGGTTTCAAAGTTTTCAAACGGCGGGTATACCGCCGAGACATAGACATCGTCTAAAGATCCATAAGTGAAAAGAGCGTGCGGAACAGTTTCAATTTGCCCCGCAACCGGATGGTTCTTTTCATCGTTTCTTCCAATAAGCAAAACCGGCGCATCTGTTTTCAGCATATCGGTTTGATTGGTAACTACAGGAATTGGACCTGCTTTCGCCAATTGTCCAGGCTCCATCCCTTTGACTTCGATATTCAGCGACCGGAACCCAGCACCAATCAATTCATGAAGCGAGGAATCGACTGCGATGCCACTGGAAGCTTGTTGTGTAAAAGCGGCCATTGTATTGTCTTCGGAATAATCATCTTCAACATCCAGCGTCGCTTGCCATAGAGGTTCACTCGGCAATTTTTCAAATGGCACCAACTGTTCTTCGTTTGCCGGCAATACAATAGCGGCCGTTTTTTCAATATCTCCACCGGAAAGGACAACTTCAGCGGATACTTCCTCATCCGTTTCGTTGACAACCTGAACAATCGCCCGCATGCCATCTGCCGTTTCCGATAACCCGAATTGGCGCATAGAAATGTTTCGAAACGGTTGTTCTATGCCGTGCACTTCGTAAACTTGGCCAACTTTATTGGCTAAGAGCTTACGGTCCAAGGCATCCGTAAAAACATGGATCACCGTCGATTCATCGTCAACCAGTGTTTCAGCAAACAGCAGAGATTGCTCAATTTCCGCGTTTTCGTAGAAGACTGCTAGCCGGTCAATCGCTTTGTTCAATATTTCAGCATCCCGTTCTTTTCTTATTACTATTTCCGGGCTGGCTCCAGTCGTTATGATGGTAACTGGTTTGCCGCCTGTTTGACCCGTTAAGCTTTTCATCAACTCTTGCTGCTGTTCAAAACCAGTCGGTGTGCCTGCCAACATCGTCGCAGATGTGTCAACAACAAAGATAAATTCATTGCCTTCCAATGTTTCTGAATCCAGATGCGGCCCTAAAAGCGCAAACACGCAAAGCAAAAGTGCAGCCAGCTGCAAATAAAGCAGCAAATGATGCTGCAGCTTTTTCAAATACGGCGATGCCCGGATTTCTTTCATCATTTCCTGCCAAAATAGTGTAGATGATACTCGCTGGTCTTTGTATTTTTTACGGAAAAAATAATACAGCAGAACGGCAAGCGGCATGATTGCAGTCCATATATATTCCCATCCTGAAAAACTCACGCCGCTTCACCTCATTCAATCCATTTTTTTCGAGCCATTTGTTGAAACAAAACTTGTTGCAATCCATCTTCGATCGAAACGTGCATATAATGGATGCCATGCTTTCGGCATAAGGCCTCTAATCCTTTTTCATGCAAATCACGCTTTTCCTGATAACTGGCGTTCGCGTTAGGGGTCAAGGTGACATTGACGGCTTGACCGGTTTCTTCATCGATAAAACGAATATCGCCGGCATAACCGGGAGCCCGTTCTTCTTCTGCCGTAATATGAAGAAAACGGACATCGTGCGAGTATTTCGGAGCTTGCTTGAAGAATTGCTGCCAATCTTCTAGCGGCTCTAAGCCGTCCGATAAGATGAACAAGACGGTAGAGTCTTTCGAAGTATAAAAGCTCGCCATTTTGGCAAACGACAAAGCAGCCGGCTCCGGCAAATTCGAGATAAAGTGTTCAAACAATTTGCGAGCCGACTTCCCTTTTTTCCGAAAAGGTGCAACTTCTTTCTGCCCGGCAGAAATCGTCAATCGATCATCACTCGACAGCACCATCATGCCAAGTGAAAAAGCGAGCTGTTTCGTGAACAGCCATTTTTTCTGCATCGATTTTGAGCTATCGATCAACAGATGGACCCGCATTTCCTGTTCGTCCAAAAAGCGTTTTATGTAAACTTTATCTGTACGAGCATAAACGTTCCAATCCACGTGGCGAACATCGTCTCCTGGATGGTACTCTCGGAAATCCGAAAAATCCAAGGAAGACCCAAACCGCATTGAACGATGCGAGCCTTTATGGTGACCACGGATTTTTGCTTTTGTCCCAATCGAAAAGCGGCTCAGGCGGCTGACCCAATCACCAGGCAATTGCAGCGAAGTCATTTCAATACACCTTTTCCGGCATTTTTCACAATCAACTCGATCAAGTCATCGATGCTTTGCCCCGATGCTTCCCCTTCATAGTTCAGCAATAACCGATGCCGCAAAACCGGCTTTGCTACATGCTTTAAATCTCCTATCGAGACGTGAAAACGGCCTTCAATTAAAGCTTTGGCTTTTGCCAAGCGAATCAGACTTTGCAATCCCCGTGGCCCGCTGCCATATTGGACGAATTCTCGTATTTGGTCAAATTCACTATCAAGCGGATTGGTATTTTGCACAATATCGACTGCCACCATCAAGATATCTTCAGCAATCATGACTGATTTCGTCAGATTCTGCGCGTCAACGAGTTCATGAGCGGCCATTTTCTTTTCGAGTTCGATTGTCTCAGCCCCGGTCGTCCGTCTGCTGATTTCCGCCAATTCTGCACGATTCGGATAAGCTACTAAAATTTTGCAGAGAAAACGGTCCATTTGTGCTTCCGGCAATGGATAGGTTCCTTCCATTTCTATCGGATTTTGTGTTGCCAATACGAAAAATGGGCGAGCCATTGCTTTTGTTTCCCCTAGAATGGTCACTGTCTTTTCACCCATTGCTTCCAATAAGGCACTTTGCGT includes these proteins:
- a CDS encoding AAA family ATPase, translating into MTLTPNQFTEMSNRLQEVRDEIGRFIVGQEEAVEFSLYAILADGHALLEGLPGLGKTMLIRTISEVLDLSFSRIQFTPDLMPSDITGTSLIERDADGRQQFSFKEGPIFHQMVLADEINRATPKTQSALLEAMGEKTVTILGETKAMARPFFVLATQNPIEMEGTYPLPEAQMDRFLCKILVAYPNRAELAEISRRTTGAETIELEKKMAAHELVDAQNLTKSVMIAEDILMVAVDIVQNTNPLDSEFDQIREFVQYGSGPRGLQSLIRLAKAKALIEGRFHVSIGDLKHVAKPVLRHRLLLNYEGEASGQSIDDLIELIVKNAGKGVLK
- a CDS encoding MFS transporter — protein: MAVKSNNFALYVLMFNMFIAMSGIGLIIPIMPAYLETFGVAGQALGTLVATFALAQFLFSPLSGQLSDKYGRKNLIVFGLVVFGLSQLVFGIATELWILYLARFFTGLGSAFLIPPMMAFVADITTYEGRGRGMGLLGASMSLGFTIGPGVGGFLAGVSLQFPFYVAASVALIAALISFFVLPNIKPTVTNVRAKRENIFQQMRRSTATPYFVMLLVMLIFAFGLANFQSTISLYVDHKYNYTPTDIAVLMTVGGFAGVIVQTFVINRLFKRYGEMKVILVNLLILAFTMIAVLFVHSYWTILLVATIFFTASALLRPAINTLISKLAGDEQGFAAGMNNAYMSIGNMIGPALAGILFDINISFPYIAGTVILLACFFLASTWSMKKQQLLELSRT
- a CDS encoding vWA domain-containing protein; its protein translation is MSFSGWEYIWTAIMPLAVLLYYFFRKKYKDQRVSSTLFWQEMMKEIRASPYLKKLQHHLLLYLQLAALLLCVFALLGPHLDSETLEGNEFIFVVDTSATMLAGTPTGFEQQQELMKSLTGQTGGKPVTIITTGASPEIVIRKERDAEILNKAIDRLAVFYENAEIEQSLLFAETLVDDESTVIHVFTDALDRKLLANKVGQVYEVHGIEQPFRNISMRQFGLSETADGMRAIVQVVNETDEEVSAEVVLSGGDIEKTAAIVLPANEEQLVPFEKLPSEPLWQATLDVEDDYSEDNTMAAFTQQASSGIAVDSSLHELIGAGFRSLNIEVKGMEPGQLAKAGPIPVVTNQTDMLKTDAPVLLIGRNDEKNHPVAGQIETVPHALFTYGSLDDVYVSAVYPPFENFETLASIDGEPLIQLSPEGDIAVLTDIQLTDWPLSPSFPLFLWSAASELSGTDNFLGIFQPNEQRSVALASTNREWEIYQGGEYLYSYIEGQGPFTAPQEPGIYDVAGEAPLKMIVQLSNEEKTLASGTSYQLGQAEATAETVDFSIVPWLILVVLIVVLMEWEVYRRGIAPR
- a CDS encoding ABC transporter substrate-binding protein; this translates as MKEIIRASIAILIVVALLFYAVSFLEKSSATSSDGGSITVFNWGEYIDPEVIAQFEEETNIKVVYETFDSNEAMMTKIEQGGTSYDVAMPSEYAIEKMKENDLLRPVDLEKIPNLTNIDPYFLDLPFDPGNEYSIPYFWGTVGIAYNPSLLDGQTFESWNDLWDPSLKEEVIIVDGAREAIGMGLNSLGYSLNSTNLSELREATDKLKTLGPNIKAVIGDEIVEMMRREEAAIALTWSGQAADMMFVNENIDFSIPEEGSNLWFDNMVIPKTTDNPEGAHEFINFMLDAEVAAQNTNYVGYSTPNKAATELMDSEIVEDERFYPPEELRERLEVYKNLGPEMLGVYNELFLEFKMDMKK
- a CDS encoding ABC transporter permease: MKTNANRSFYMIPYYLWIALFVIAPIALIVYYSLFNISGDFTFANYQNFFSSVYFRMTLSSFWYAFLITLISIIFAYPTAYWLTKTKHKQLWLLLIIIPSWINLLLKTYAFIGIFGLYGPANKLIEAVGLSKQQILFTDFSFIFVAVYIFIPFMILPIFNALDKLNPALVDASRDLGASSWVTFRRVIFPLTLNGVKSGIQVVFIPALSLFVITRLITGNKVITLGTAIEQQFLVTQNWGMGSTIAVFLILFMIIVMMVTGQKDKGGAINGKTK
- a CDS encoding ABC transporter ATP-binding protein — protein: MSDASIIRFENVTHSYEGAGVVLNNVSFELEKGKFYTLLGPSGCGKTTILRLIAGFHIPTSGSIFIEGKKMNNIPANERQVNTVFQDYALFPHLNVFENVAFGLRIKKIKKAEVDRRVHEALEFVNLKGYEKREVHEMSGGQRQRVAIARAIVNDPEVILLDEPLSALDLKLRTEMQYELRELQQRLGKTFVFVTHDQEEALAMSDEIFVMNEGEIQQSGTPMDIYDEPINRFVADFIGESNIVAGEMVDDYRVRFANQEFECVDKGLNPNEQVEIVIRPEDLEITEVARGKMSVTVDTQLFRGVHYEISTIDAVGNEWLVHSTKKAVVGAKIGLDFDPEAIHVMRLDESEEAFDARLESYGAESYEN
- a CDS encoding DUF58 domain-containing protein translates to MTSLQLPGDWVSRLSRFSIGTKAKIRGHHKGSHRSMRFGSSLDFSDFREYHPGDDVRHVDWNVYARTDKVYIKRFLDEQEMRVHLLIDSSKSMQKKWLFTKQLAFSLGMMVLSSDDRLTISAGQKEVAPFRKKGKSARKLFEHFISNLPEPAALSFAKMASFYTSKDSTVLFILSDGLEPLEDWQQFFKQAPKYSHDVRFLHITAEEERAPGYAGDIRFIDEETGQAVNVTLTPNANASYQEKRDLHEKGLEALCRKHGIHYMHVSIEDGLQQVLFQQMARKKWIE
- a CDS encoding VWA domain-containing protein — translated: MELRLDNPVWLWLLLPTIFYFGFLAFKTWPKSSLLYRIVFGLRIAAVALLIFALAAPSLYFADEQEQVIFLMDRSASLEGMEAEMSKAIDLAIAGKEDHQVAGVYTFAEDFQTLLPLSKDQQPVPIDLAINQNRHTNIEQALELAANSGNTDLATRIVLLTDGNETKGSAIESLERLQSSRLQVDVLPIEQKATSDAAISRFETPASAFLGEAQPFSLDIEADADTAAKLIFSVNDLDFDEKEIQLVSGKNAFSYSYPAEQEGLVKYEARIEVAEDAFLENNELASITDVGGTPEVLVVSGDVASPIPAVLDKERINVSEMAAPKLPQNLSSFLQYDAIIFDNVSGTEIGEQQMDVIEQAVKQFGVGFMMVGGDQSYGLGGYFKTPIERLLPVEMEVKGKHELPSLGLVIVMDRSGSMMGAKMELAKEAAARSVELLRKDDTVGVIAFDDQPWQIVPTEKLEDPKEAAEKILSVTPGGGTEIYKSLEEAYAQLEDLDLQRKHIILLTDGQSATSNDYDSLIEDGLENKVTLSTVSIGQDADKNLLEELAETGNGRFYDVTDATTIPAILSRETVMMSRTYIVDKPFYPIVYDSNWNALFADGVPEMNTYIATTAKGAASVALESAEEDPVLATWYYGLGKTIAYTSSSGAWSGGFQSWKNWPAFWNRNVSQLLPSFDEVPFSVTKKAQGVYSVEDPSQSSAILDIAVVDEEGKELPVQSQPTAPGKVDVMLDADPGLVFFSISNENGAAYRTGLAIPYGDEYRTNKPNAAMLTTLAERTGGKVVESLNEAFRNIPYESGTKQPIQQSLLLAAMILFFIDITLRRFGLKLPKRQLKAAAEGEVAPKTVEQLIKAKKRS
- a CDS encoding ABC transporter permease — its product is MGKLSKSAKIYLAFVFFILYAPIFYLIFYSFNSGGTMSSFDGFTMEHYAAVFSDTRLIIIVLNTIIVALLSALISTAIGVLGAIGIVFLRNRNMRKAVLSLNNILIVSPDVIIGASFLILFTMVGVKLGFASVLISHIAFSIPIVVIMVLPKLQEMSSSLIDAAADLGASKRDILTRVIIPYIKPGIFAGFFLALTYSLDDFAVTFFVTGNGFSTLSVEIYSMARAGITLTINALSALIFVVTLGLVVGYYFFNQRARQPVETGGNKL